One Tessaracoccus lacteus DNA window includes the following coding sequences:
- a CDS encoding MarR family winged helix-turn-helix transcriptional regulator — MNPHPTDRDVAVKELEGALLDLMSEFRRFYAHAAELISPGMAVGTFRALIMVDRMGPTTVSAVAERLRLDKGLCSRHVSDLVRLGLVDQADRRVRRLVVTPEATRRLDAVRVSYEHMMAGGLGDWPVDQVERLSSLITDLAAGLRATPAGG; from the coding sequence ATGAACCCGCACCCAACCGACCGTGACGTGGCGGTCAAGGAGCTCGAGGGCGCGCTCCTTGACCTCATGTCCGAGTTCCGGCGCTTCTACGCGCACGCCGCGGAGCTGATCAGCCCCGGTATGGCCGTCGGGACGTTCCGGGCACTCATCATGGTCGACCGGATGGGCCCGACGACGGTCTCGGCCGTCGCGGAGCGGCTGCGCCTCGACAAGGGGCTGTGCAGCCGGCACGTGAGCGACCTCGTGCGTCTCGGCCTGGTCGACCAGGCGGACCGGAGGGTGCGGCGCCTCGTCGTCACGCCAGAGGCCACCCGCCGACTCGACGCTGTGCGGGTCAGCTACGAGCACATGATGGCCGGCGGGCTCGGCGACTGGCCGGTCGACCAGGTCGAGCGGCTCAGCTCGCTGATCACCGACCTCGCCGCCGGCCTGAGGGCCACCCCGGCCGGCGGGTGA
- a CDS encoding MDR family MFS transporter, producing MSADTTAPSSAPTQTPLEHRRVLEALAGLILGMFVSMLASTVVSTSLPVIVHDLEGDQNSYTWVVTATLLTTAISTPIWGKLADLTNRKLLYQLAIVIFVLATAAAGFSQSAAMLIAMRAIQGIGAGGLAAVSQVLMADILSPRERGRYMGLFGAVMAVSTIGGPLLGGLITDSIGWRWNFFVALPVAILALVIVQLTLHTPPRRPGKASIDYLGIVLLAVAVSLVLIWITYAGDSYDWWSTTTLWMVGGAVICAVAFVIVELRSSEPLIPLTLFRDATFTLAVIASIATGIAMFGASVFLSQYMQLSRGATPTEAGLMTIPMIAGLLITSIVVGGLISRHGIWKPYLVVGSVLLTAGAALLSTIHYDTNFALVSVYMFLLGAGVGMTMQNLVLVVQNRALPSQIGVASSGVTFFRSLGGTIGVTVMGAGLASHVTEQLTQRKGELMQAVASLGDKAAYWGQQLQSTSVPKVSEMPEPIRVIFEDVYAQGISHAFQLAVPFAVLSILAIAFLPNAPLTRMTTSQRAEESAVAVDNG from the coding sequence ATGTCAGCTGATACCACTGCGCCCTCAAGCGCCCCCACCCAGACTCCGTTGGAGCACCGCCGCGTGCTGGAGGCGCTGGCCGGACTCATCCTTGGGATGTTCGTGTCCATGCTCGCCTCCACAGTCGTCTCGACGTCCCTTCCGGTGATCGTGCACGACCTCGAGGGAGACCAGAACTCCTACACCTGGGTGGTCACCGCCACCCTCCTGACCACAGCAATCTCGACGCCCATCTGGGGCAAGCTCGCCGACCTCACCAACCGCAAGCTGCTCTATCAGCTGGCCATCGTGATCTTCGTGCTTGCCACCGCCGCAGCCGGCTTCTCCCAGAGCGCCGCCATGCTCATCGCCATGCGCGCGATCCAGGGAATCGGAGCCGGCGGCCTCGCCGCCGTCAGCCAGGTCCTGATGGCCGACATCCTCAGCCCCAGGGAGCGGGGCCGCTACATGGGCCTGTTCGGGGCCGTCATGGCCGTGTCCACCATCGGCGGTCCGCTGCTCGGCGGCCTGATCACCGACTCCATCGGCTGGCGCTGGAACTTCTTCGTCGCCCTGCCCGTCGCGATCCTCGCGCTCGTGATCGTGCAGCTCACCCTGCACACCCCGCCGCGCCGCCCGGGGAAGGCGAGCATCGACTACCTCGGCATCGTCCTTCTCGCGGTGGCCGTGTCGCTCGTGCTGATCTGGATCACCTACGCCGGCGACTCCTACGACTGGTGGAGCACCACGACGCTCTGGATGGTCGGGGGCGCGGTGATCTGCGCCGTCGCGTTCGTCATCGTCGAGCTGCGCTCCAGCGAACCGCTGATCCCGCTCACGCTGTTCCGCGACGCGACCTTCACGCTCGCCGTCATCGCGTCGATCGCGACCGGCATCGCCATGTTCGGCGCCTCGGTCTTCCTCAGCCAGTACATGCAGCTCTCCCGCGGCGCGACCCCCACCGAGGCCGGCCTGATGACCATCCCGATGATCGCCGGCCTGCTCATCACGTCGATCGTCGTCGGCGGGCTCATCTCCAGGCATGGCATCTGGAAGCCCTATCTCGTCGTCGGCAGCGTGCTGCTGACGGCCGGCGCGGCCCTGCTGTCGACCATCCACTACGACACGAACTTCGCGCTCGTGTCCGTGTACATGTTCCTGCTCGGCGCAGGCGTCGGGATGACGATGCAGAACCTCGTGCTGGTCGTCCAGAACCGGGCCCTGCCCTCCCAGATCGGCGTCGCCAGCTCGGGCGTGACGTTCTTCCGCAGTCTCGGCGGCACCATCGGCGTCACGGTGATGGGCGCCGGCCTGGCGTCCCATGTGACCGAGCAGCTCACCCAGCGCAAGGGCGAGCTCATGCAGGCGGTCGCCAGCCTCGGCGACAAGGCCGCCTACTGGGGCCAGCAGCTCCAGTCGACCTCGGTGCCCAAGGTCTCCGAGATGCCGGAGCCGATCCGGGTCATCTTCGAGGACGTCTACGCGCAAGGCATCTCGCACGCGTTCCAGCTGGCCGTGCCGTTCGCGGTGCTCAGCATCCTCGCGATCGCCTTCCTCCCGAACGCGCCGCTGACCCGGATGACCACCAGTCAGCGCGCCGAGGAGTCGGCGGTCGCGGTGGACAATGGGTAG